One Stratiformator vulcanicus genomic window, AAGCCGAAGAACGGAATCACGAAATGTACGAAGAGCAGGAGGATTGCCACGTACTGCCAACCATTATTTTGCCGAACGAAATACCATGTGGTTTCTTCGGGGATGCTCGCGTACCAGATCAGCAGGTACTGCGAGAACGCGATGTACGCCCAGAAGATGATGAATCCGTGCAGTAGCTTACCCAGATCGTGCCGGTGCTCTTCGGTGATCGCATCGGTCAGCCGTCCCCGCTCCTGTAAGAGGACGACCAGAATTGACATCGTCGCGAAGAAGGCCACGATCGACCCGGCAATGTAGTAAACCCCGAACATCGTGCTGAACCACTCCGCATCGAGCGACATGATCCAGTCGATCGAAGCAAACGTGGCAGTGATGAACACGAGGGCCAAGCCGACGGCGGAAAACCGCTCGGCTCGCTTAGTCAAATTCGGATCGCCCGACTTATCCTGCCGCGTCGAGAACGACAGCATCAACCAACCGAGCCCCGCCCAAACGGCGAAGTAGAAAATGGCGCGAACGGTAAAAAAGGGCACGTTGAGATAAGGCTGCTTATGCGCAACCAATTCGTGAGTCTCGACGTAACCGGCATTCGTCCATTTGAACAATACGCCGGTTCCTGACGCCGCGGCGATCAAAATCGGGACGAACAGGATCGCAAAAATCCACATGTTGCCCGCGAGAAACTCCGCCAAGCGCCGGACGACAACACTCGCCCCGGCCCGCACGACGTGCTGAACCATCACGTACAGCAGTGCGCCGATCCCGATCGAAAGCCAGAAGCAGAAGCCATGCAGATATGAGAACAAAAATCGATCGACGACGCTTTCGGAAAAGAAGAATGATCGCAGCACGGCGATCACCACCGCGGCAACCAACCCGCCAATGCCGATCAGCAGCGCCGTGCGACCGGCAGCCGTGCCGTCATCGCCAAGCGGCCGGGCCAGTTCGTCTTCCGAAATGTGACGGTCTTGATGAGCCATCTGTGAGCGTTACTTAGTTGGAGGCGTCGTCGGTCGCGTTATCAGATTGCAGCTTGGTCAGTTCGTCGGCAGGAACGGCATCCTCCGGCGCGTTTTGACTCAATTGAAGGGCCCGCACATACAGCACAACGGCCCAGCGGTCTTTCACCGAAATTTGCGTCCCATATCCCGGCATCTTGCGAACACCTTTGGCGATCGCGTGGTAGATGTAACCATTCGGCCGGTTGCGGGTCGTCTTCGTGTGTAGGCTCGGAACCGGCAGCCAGGTCGTTTGCTTCAGGTCGAGTGCCCGCTGGTTGACCAATCCGTTTCCGTCACCGGCCAGACCATGGCAGGGGGCGCAAAACACGTCGAACCGGTCGCGCCCACGAGCCATCAATTTCTGATCGACTTGGACAGGGATACTATCGGTCCAATTCCCCTGGGGTTCGCCCGGTGCCGCGGCCGCGTTGCCGCCGGAAGAATCCTGAAGCAGTGACGCAAACTGAATCAGTTGCTCACGAACCTCGACCGCACTCGGCGGCAAAGTGCCTTCCAGCAACTCTTCGTCTTCGGGCGATTCAAATTCGCCCCGCGCGACCGTCCCGTCGACCTGCGGACGCATCGCCCGGTTGTCGGCGAAGAAGATATTTCGCTGCTGTGGCTTATAGCTAGGCTGAAAATCCATGTCTTGGACGGGGTGGATCCGAGGCGTCGTCCAAGTGGTCGCTCGCGTCCACGCGACACAGACAGGAGGGATCAAGGCCAAGACGACAACGATCACGCCGATCGTTCGGAACATCGGCGGAATCGCCGGCGATTCGTCATCATAGACCGTCTCAACCGACGAAGCTCCCAAATCGGAGAGCATCGACGCGGCCGAGTCCTTATCGAACTTGCCGTCGGCGGAATCGATCCCCAGGAAAAATCGGTCGTTCGTGGACCGCGCAAACTTTTCCAGCTTGAACAACGGGTTGTAGAGTCGACCCAATTGGTTCAGCACCAGCATCCCGAAGAATGCGGCGAACGCGGAGAGCAGAATCGTTAACTCGAACGCGATCGGTATGTTGGCCGGCAGACTGAAGAGCGGCTTACCGCTGGTCGGATAGGCATAGCCGCTCAGAATCGTGAAGGGCAGGTCGCCCAATTCGACGCCGTTCAAATACGACTGCATGGCGATGGCGATTGTGCAACCGGTAATCCCGCCACCTAAAACGAGCCAGGGCAGCTTCGATTGCTGGATGCCCATCGCCTCGTCGATCCCGTGAACGGGAAACGGTGCGTAGGTATCCCAGCGGGAGTAGCCGCGATCGCGAACCTTTTCAGACGCACTCAGCAAGGCGTCCTGCGTCTCGAATTCGGCCACGACGCCGACGAGTCGTTTCGACTCGGGCTCCCCGGCGGCTTTTTCACGGTCAGGTTCGACGACTGTCGCCATGAAACTGTCTTAAAGAACTCGGTGATCTACGAACAATTTTCCGCGGACGACTAGGCCCGATACTCGGCCGGTGCCGTTTCGCCATCTTCTCCATCGCCATGATCGTGCGGCAGAACGTTCTTCACTTCCGACATCGCGACGATCGGCAGGAATTTGCAGAACAGCAGGAACAGGGTGAAGAACAACCCGAAGCTGCCCAGCAGCATGAGGATATCGATCCACGTCGGAGTGAAGTAGCCCCAACTGGAGGGCAAAAAGTCGCGGCTCAGCGACGTGACCGTAATCACGAAACGCTCAAACCACATCCCGATATTGACGAAGATACTCACGACCCACATCGCCCAAGGAGTCTTGCGGAACCACGGGATCCAAAACAACTGCGGACAGATCACGTTGCAACTGATCATGATCCAGTAGGCCCAGGCATACGGCCCGAACGCGCGATTCTGGAAGGCGAAGCCCTCGTAAATTGCTCCGCTGTACCACGCGATGAAAAACTCCATCCCATAGGCGTACCCGACCATCGAGCCGGTCGCGATGATAACCTTGCACATGTTTTCGAGGTGACGCAGCGTCACCAGGTCCTGCAGCCCGAACCAAGCCCGGGCCGGGATAATCAGCGTCAGCACCATTCCGAACCCGCTGAAGATCGCCCCCGCAACAAAGTAGGGCGGAAAGATCGTCGTGTGCCAACCGGGCAACTGCGACGTCGCGAAGTCGAACGAAACGACCGTGTGCACCGAAAGCACCAGCGGTGCCGCCAACGCCGCCAACAGGCCGTACGCTTTTTCATAAACGTGCCAGTTCCGCGACGACCCGGTCCAGCCCAGCGAAAAGAAGCCGTATAGACCTTGGGCGATCTTGTTCTTTGCTCGGTCCCGGAACGTCGCGAGGTCGGGGATCATCCCCATGTACCAGAACAGAATCGAAACCGTCGCGTAGGTGCTGACCGCGAACACGTCCCACATCAGAGGGCTACGGAACTGCGGCCACATCGCCATCTGGTTCGGATACGGCGCGAGCCAGTAGCTGACCCAGATTCGACCGATATGAATCCCCGGGAACATCCCCGCGCACACGACGGCGAAGATCGTCATCGCCTCGGCGAAACGGTTGATACTCGTTCGCCAGTTCTGCCGGAACAAGAACAGGATTGCCGAGATCAGCGTCCCGGCGTGCCCGATCCCGACCCAGAACACGAAGTTGACGATCGGCCAACCCCAGAAGACGGGGTTCATGTTTCCCCACACGCCGACACCGGTCGTGATGAGATAGCCGATACAGGCCCCCAAAATCGCGAGCCACGTGACTGCGATTCCGAATCCGATATACCAGCCCAGCGGCGTTTTCCGCTCATGGACGCCGGCGACGGTCTCGGTGACCGAGTTGTAATCGTTATTCCCGATCACCAGCGGGGTCCGCCGACCGGGAACTTCGATGGTCGTGTCGAGTGTCGGGCTGATTGCTGACATGCCTGGTTCGATGTGTCGCGGTTGAAGTCGTTCGTTTTTCGCGGTCACCCGCGCCGTTGTCTAAAGCCGTCGAAGGTTCCGTAATCTAATGCGCGGTGCTTCCCGACTCGGCGTGGTCGTGTTCCTCATGTGCATGCTCGCCTTCGGCATCGTGACCATGCTCGCCGTCGTAGTGCTCGACGTGCGAACCATGCCCCATCGGCGTGATCCCGTAGTAGGACTCACTCTTCTCAAGCGATGGGTGGGGGTTGCGGATGCGAGCCAGATACTCCGTCCTCGGGCGCGTGTTCAGCTCCGAGAGCAACCCGTAGGCTCGCGGATTGTTCCGCTCTTTCGACACGACCGTCGAGGCGTTGTTGATGTCGCCGAACACGATCGCGTCGGCCGGGCAAGCCGCCTGACAGGCCGTCACGATCTCGCCGTCTTCGACCTTTCGGCCTTCGTTGCCGGACTCGATCTTCGCCTTCTGAATCCGCTGCGTGCAGTAGGTGCACTTCTCCATCACGCCACGGGTGCGGACGGTGACCTCCGGATTGAGCACCATACTGGCAAGGGCGGCGTTCGTGCGACGTTTCGCCTTTTCTTCGGCCGACTCGAACTTCGGCAATTGGCCATCGTATTCGAGGTGGTCGTATTGCTCATTGTAATAGAAGTAATTGAACCGCCGCACTTTGTACGGACAGTTGTTCGCACAGTACCGCGTGCCGACACAGCGGTTATAGACCATCGAGTTGAGGCCCTCTTCGTCGTGGACCGTCGCGGCGACGGGGCAGACCTGCTCACAGGGAGCGGTCTCACAGTGAACGCACGCCATCGGCTGAGAGGAAACCGCTGGGTCGTCGAGAGCGTCAGGGTTGTCCGGGTCGGCGATGAAGTACCGGTCGATCCGCAGCCAATGCATCTCCCGACCGTTGCCGACCTGCTCTTTGCCCACGACCGGCACGTTGTTTTCCGACTGGCAAGCCACCAGACAGGCGTTGCAACCCACGCAGCGCGACAGATCGACCGTCATGCCCCAAGCGTAGCCCTTGTACTCGCCCGACTTACGCTCTTCCATGCCTGAGGCGAGCGGATTCTCCCACAACTGCTTGGTCACCGGCGGATGATGAACCGCGTGCTCGGCGAAGTCGGGATGTTCTTCAAACTGCTCGACCGTCGCTTCGCGAACAAGGGCCCCAACACGGGTGTAAGTTCCCTCAAGACCCATCTCGTCGATCGGGAAGTGATCCTGCGTCGTCGCCAGCGGGTAGGTCAGCCCGAGGATCGAAACTTTAACATCGGGCACCATCTCAAGAGCATCGGCAGTCCGCACCTGATACGCGTTGGCACCAACCGGATCGGTCGGCTCAATGTCTTCAAGCCCGACATGGCCACCGACAAGACCCGCTGCGGTTCGACCATAACCTAACGCCAGCCCAATTGAGCCGATCGCCTGACCGGGCATGATCAGCACCGGGGCACGCACTGAGGTTTCCCCGACGGAAATCTCAATCAAGTCTTCAAACGTCACGCCGAGCTTTTCGGCTGTTTTCGGGGCGAGGATCGCCGCGTTATCCCAAGTCAGCTTCGTCATGAAGCCGGGCGTTTCCTGCAACCAACCGTTGTTCGCGTAGCGACCGTCATACGTCGAAGAACTCGGCGTCAACACGAGCTCGAGCGATTCACCCGCTGCGGCACCTTCAAAGGCCGGGCCTTCCTCGTCGTAATTGATCTCTGCCTCGACGGCGGACAGGCCGGTCTCGGGAATAAACCCGTCATGGACCGCCTTTTCCCATGCCGAAGCCCCGGAAAGATTTTCGGCGTGAGTCTGACGCACAATCGAGCGACCACCACTGGGCAGCTCCGGCAGCAACTCGGCCAGAAACTCGATTTGCGAGCGCCCGCCGTGAAGCGGTTCGATCAACGGCTGCTGCAGCGTGATGGTGCCGTCGTAAGAGCGACCATCACCCCACTGCTCAAACTCATGAGTCGCCGGGATGTGCCACGTTGCCTGCATCGAGGTTTCATCCCGATACTCGCCGAGCCGAATCGATCGCCCGGCCTTGCCCATGGCCTCGCCGAACTTCAGATCGGCAGGGGCATCGTAAACGGGGTTCCCGCCAAGGATCAGTAACGTTTCGACAGCGCCAGCATTCAACTGATCGACCAGTAGCCCGAGCCCTTCGGGTCCCGCATCGGCATCCGCCCGCGGATCTTCGGTCAACACAACCGTGCTGCCGATCGCACCGAGCTTTTCATTAAGCCGCATCACGCGAGCGTGAACTTCTGGCGGCTGAGTCCGGCCAGCAACGACGAGGCCCGATTCCCCAGCATCCCGAAGGTCTTCGACAAGGGCTTTAACAAAGGGAAGCTCGGAGTCGGCCTCGCCACCACCAAGCACTTTGTCGACCTGTGACTCGATCTCGGTAAGCAAGCCGGCGATCTTCCCCGACTGAATCGGCAGGCGATGGTCGGCGTTCGCACCGGTCTGCGAATACTGACTCTCGGCCACGTAGAGCCGATTCATCTTCTTTCCCGACTCGGGCGACCGCCGCGCGGCCCAACCGGCGATATTCACGAGCTGCTCGCCGCCCCAGCCAATGAAGTCACCATCGAGCGATACAATCACATCCGCCTTCTTCAGCCGCAGATGCGGCCTCAATCGACGGCCAAAGGCGAGCTCCATGCCTTTCGCAACATTACTCTCGGCGAGCGGGCTGTACTCGTACCACGTGCATTGCGGATAGCGCTGGCGGATCAATGCCTCAATCCGGGCACGCGTCGGTGACGAAGAAATATCCGCCAAAATCGCCAGACCTTCGCCGTTGTTGTCGATCACCGTCGACCTCAACTCGGCCATGAGCGAGGAAACATTCGCCTCGTCACGGGGCTTGCCACCCTCGGCGGTCATCTCGACAGGCGGCCCCATCCGATCGGGATCGTAGAGATTCAGGATCATGCCCTGAGCGTATTGATCGCTCGGCGCGAAGCGGTGGGGCTTTTTCTTGCCACGGTCGCCCCCGACCGCCGCCTTGAACTGAGGATGATCAGGGTTGCCGTCGACCTTAATCGGCCGACCGTCCATGCAGGTGACAAGCAACCCAAGCGAATGACCGCCCAACTCCCGAGCTGACGCAAAATACTGCGGCTCACCTGCCGTGCGATTGCCGCCCTGATCAGCGAACGGCAGCAGTTCTTCATTCGCCCAGCGGCAACCGGCGACGCCGGCGAGCGAGAAAGAGGCCCCCATCAATTGCAGCCAGCGGCGACGCGAGACGCCCTCAGGAAACTCCGAAGCTCCCTGCGGAAACTCACGATGCAGGAACTCGTCGAACTCCGGGCTCTGCTGAAACTCTTTCAAGCTCCGCCAGTAGCGAGGTTTCGCGGTCGTCTGCGGGGGTTTGGAAACGTCGGTCATGTCGCGAGGTCAAGAATTCCAATTTCGCTGGCCTGCGACGTTGCCGCCGACCCAGCCTGTTTTGTCAGTTCGCCGACCACCTCATTAGCGGTGGCAGGTCGAACAATCCGTATTCGGTTTGATGCCGTGAAGCTCAGCCAGCTCTCGCCCAAACTCTTCAGCCGTCTTCCCCTCGGGCGGCTGCCACGCCAGATTCGTGACTTCGTCAACCGGCCGAATATTCGGATAGGGATTGCGGTGGCAATTGAGACACCAAGCCATATTCAGCGGTGAGACCCGCTCGACGACTTCCATCGTGTCGACGCGTCCGTGACAACTTACGCAACTAACGCCGCGTGCGACGTGAGCCGAGTGATTGAAGTAGGCGTAGTCCGGCAGGTCATGCACACGATCCCACTCGACCGCAGCCCCCGTCGCCAGACTCTCACGCACGGGAACGAGCTTCGGGCTATTCGTGTGAACGGCCACCAAGGCATTCTGGCCAGCCGCGTCTTTCTCATTGCTGTGGCAGTTCGCGCACGTTGAGGTCGCCGGAATGTTGGAGTGAGCCGCGTGTTCGACCGCCGTGTGGCAGTAACGGCAGTCGATCTTCATCTTGCCCGAGTGCAACTTATGACTAAAGGGAACCGGCTGCTCCGGCTTGTACCCCGTCACCAAGTTTGCGGGGGACGCGCCATAAACGGCGAGACCACCAAGATAAATTGCACCGATACCGATCGCGCCGATCGTCGGCACAACCAGTGAATTGACCCAAGCGGGAAATAGAAATCGGTCCATCGCTGCCGAACACTTCCGCGGAACTGTTTCGTCACCAAACTCGCGAGGCAGCCGCACCGGACGACAAACCTCGAATGCAGTCGCCGAAGTCTAAGGGACGCATCCCGAAATCGCGACAAGCAGCATTGTCGCAGGTGCGCGTAAAAATGCCGCAGCGATCCTGATGGCCAGCTGGCAGCCAAACTCAGGGACGCATCTTTTTCAATTTGCGCTGCAGCGTGCGGCGTTCGATACCAAGCAGGCGCGCGGCTTGAGAAATGTTCCCGCCGCTATCGGAGAGCACCTGCTGAATGTGTTCCCACTCTGCTTCGGCCAGCGTCTGCGGGGAGTAGTCGACCGGTGAAGGCTCTTCGCCGTCTTCATGTTTTTGAAAGGCAGCCAGAATCTCATCCGCATCGGCGGGCTTTGTCACGTAATTGACCGCTCCGGCGTGCATGGCGTCGACCGCATTGGCAA contains:
- a CDS encoding quinol:cytochrome C oxidoreductase translates to MAHQDRHISEDELARPLGDDGTAAGRTALLIGIGGLVAAVVIAVLRSFFFSESVVDRFLFSYLHGFCFWLSIGIGALLYVMVQHVVRAGASVVVRRLAEFLAGNMWIFAILFVPILIAAASGTGVLFKWTNAGYVETHELVAHKQPYLNVPFFTVRAIFYFAVWAGLGWLMLSFSTRQDKSGDPNLTKRAERFSAVGLALVFITATFASIDWIMSLDAEWFSTMFGVYYIAGSIVAFFATMSILVVLLQERGRLTDAITEEHRHDLGKLLHGFIIFWAYIAFSQYLLIWYASIPEETTWYFVRQNNGWQYVAILLLFVHFVIPFFGLMNRASKRDPKQLMFWSVWILAAHWLDLHYLIMPNMAPEGIPLGLIDIAMTLGIGGLAFYGLLQTASNLPLVPIRDPRLKESLHFHQI
- a CDS encoding TAT-variant-translocated molybdopterin oxidoreductase is translated as MTDVSKPPQTTAKPRYWRSLKEFQQSPEFDEFLHREFPQGASEFPEGVSRRRWLQLMGASFSLAGVAGCRWANEELLPFADQGGNRTAGEPQYFASARELGGHSLGLLVTCMDGRPIKVDGNPDHPQFKAAVGGDRGKKKPHRFAPSDQYAQGMILNLYDPDRMGPPVEMTAEGGKPRDEANVSSLMAELRSTVIDNNGEGLAILADISSSPTRARIEALIRQRYPQCTWYEYSPLAESNVAKGMELAFGRRLRPHLRLKKADVIVSLDGDFIGWGGEQLVNIAGWAARRSPESGKKMNRLYVAESQYSQTGANADHRLPIQSGKIAGLLTEIESQVDKVLGGGEADSELPFVKALVEDLRDAGESGLVVAGRTQPPEVHARVMRLNEKLGAIGSTVVLTEDPRADADAGPEGLGLLVDQLNAGAVETLLILGGNPVYDAPADLKFGEAMGKAGRSIRLGEYRDETSMQATWHIPATHEFEQWGDGRSYDGTITLQQPLIEPLHGGRSQIEFLAELLPELPSGGRSIVRQTHAENLSGASAWEKAVHDGFIPETGLSAVEAEINYDEEGPAFEGAAAGESLELVLTPSSSTYDGRYANNGWLQETPGFMTKLTWDNAAILAPKTAEKLGVTFEDLIEISVGETSVRAPVLIMPGQAIGSIGLALGYGRTAAGLVGGHVGLEDIEPTDPVGANAYQVRTADALEMVPDVKVSILGLTYPLATTQDHFPIDEMGLEGTYTRVGALVREATVEQFEEHPDFAEHAVHHPPVTKQLWENPLASGMEERKSGEYKGYAWGMTVDLSRCVGCNACLVACQSENNVPVVGKEQVGNGREMHWLRIDRYFIADPDNPDALDDPAVSSQPMACVHCETAPCEQVCPVAATVHDEEGLNSMVYNRCVGTRYCANNCPYKVRRFNYFYYNEQYDHLEYDGQLPKFESAEEKAKRRTNAALASMVLNPEVTVRTRGVMEKCTYCTQRIQKAKIESGNEGRKVEDGEIVTACQAACPADAIVFGDINNASTVVSKERNNPRAYGLLSELNTRPRTEYLARIRNPHPSLEKSESYYGITPMGHGSHVEHYDGEHGHDAEGEHAHEEHDHAESGSTAH
- the nrfD gene encoding NrfD/PsrC family molybdoenzyme membrane anchor subunit; amino-acid sequence: MSAISPTLDTTIEVPGRRTPLVIGNNDYNSVTETVAGVHERKTPLGWYIGFGIAVTWLAILGACIGYLITTGVGVWGNMNPVFWGWPIVNFVFWVGIGHAGTLISAILFLFRQNWRTSINRFAEAMTIFAVVCAGMFPGIHIGRIWVSYWLAPYPNQMAMWPQFRSPLMWDVFAVSTYATVSILFWYMGMIPDLATFRDRAKNKIAQGLYGFFSLGWTGSSRNWHVYEKAYGLLAALAAPLVLSVHTVVSFDFATSQLPGWHTTIFPPYFVAGAIFSGFGMVLTLIIPARAWFGLQDLVTLRHLENMCKVIIATGSMVGYAYGMEFFIAWYSGAIYEGFAFQNRAFGPYAWAYWIMISCNVICPQLFWIPWFRKTPWAMWVVSIFVNIGMWFERFVITVTSLSRDFLPSSWGYFTPTWIDILMLLGSFGLFFTLFLLFCKFLPIVAMSEVKNVLPHDHGDGEDGETAPAEYRA
- a CDS encoding cytochrome c3 family protein, with the translated sequence MDRFLFPAWVNSLVVPTIGAIGIGAIYLGGLAVYGASPANLVTGYKPEQPVPFSHKLHSGKMKIDCRYCHTAVEHAAHSNIPATSTCANCHSNEKDAAGQNALVAVHTNSPKLVPVRESLATGAAVEWDRVHDLPDYAYFNHSAHVARGVSCVSCHGRVDTMEVVERVSPLNMAWCLNCHRNPYPNIRPVDEVTNLAWQPPEGKTAEEFGRELAELHGIKPNTDCSTCHR
- a CDS encoding quinol:electron acceptor oxidoreductase subunit ActD, with translation MATVVEPDREKAAGEPESKRLVGVVAEFETQDALLSASEKVRDRGYSRWDTYAPFPVHGIDEAMGIQQSKLPWLVLGGGITGCTIAIAMQSYLNGVELGDLPFTILSGYAYPTSGKPLFSLPANIPIAFELTILLSAFAAFFGMLVLNQLGRLYNPLFKLEKFARSTNDRFFLGIDSADGKFDKDSAASMLSDLGASSVETVYDDESPAIPPMFRTIGVIVVVLALIPPVCVAWTRATTWTTPRIHPVQDMDFQPSYKPQQRNIFFADNRAMRPQVDGTVARGEFESPEDEELLEGTLPPSAVEVREQLIQFASLLQDSSGGNAAAAPGEPQGNWTDSIPVQVDQKLMARGRDRFDVFCAPCHGLAGDGNGLVNQRALDLKQTTWLPVPSLHTKTTRNRPNGYIYHAIAKGVRKMPGYGTQISVKDRWAVVLYVRALQLSQNAPEDAVPADELTKLQSDNATDDASN